A single Euwallacea similis isolate ESF13 chromosome 1, ESF131.1, whole genome shotgun sequence DNA region contains:
- the LOC136413661 gene encoding calmodulin-like isoform X1, translating into MAFAAARMILKEKDKRRKPSKEEYVPRTRSKARSGSASSYRSLSQARNKPADGSGHVTQQRPRTPTHGAKGGPKTPCKSSQKQVNAQQKGQPIKQAPAKIEAAGKKNKKSKKGKHHQHDLIVTIDLTEYGLSEDQVAEFKEAFMLFDKDEDGTITMAELGVVMRSLGQRPTETELRDMVNEVDQDGNGTIEFNEFLQMMSKKMKDADGEEELKEAFRVFDKNNDGLISNIELRHVMTSLGERLSEEEVDDMIKEADLDGDGQVNYEEFVSILTSKN; encoded by the exons ATGGCGTTTGCGGCTGCGAGGATGATCCTGAAGGAGAAGGACAAAAGGAGGAAGCCCTCCAAGGAGGAGTACGTCCCCAGAACTAGAAGCAAG GCGCGCAGTGGAAGCGCGAGTAGCTATAGAAGTCTCAGCCAG GCCCGTAATAAGCCAGCAGATGGAAGCGGCCACGTGACTCAGCAGCGTCCTCGTACCCCCACTCATGGAGCCAAGGGAGGTCCCAAGACGCCCTGCAAGTCTTCCCAGAAACAGGTAAACGCGCAACAGAAGGGCCAGCCCATCAAGCAAGCCCCAGCCAAAATTGAGGCTGCTGGAAAGAAGAATAAGAAAAGCAAGAAAGGGAAGCACCATCAGCACGATTTGATCGTTACCATTGATCTA ACCGAATATGGCCTTTCCGAAGACCAAGTTGCGGAGTTCAAGGAGGCCTTCATGCTTTTCGACAAGGACGAAGACGGGACCATTACCATGGCGGAGCTGGGCGTGGTCATGAGGTCCCTGGGGCAGCGACCAACAG AAACTGAGCTGCGAGATATGGTAAACGAAGTGGACCAGGATGGAAACGGCACTATAGAATTCAACGAATTCCTGCAGATGATGTCCAAGAAAATGAAAGATGCTGACGGGGAAGAAGAGCTCAAGGAGGCTTTTAG aGTGTTTGATAAGAACAACGACGGCCTGATATCCAACATAGAGCTACGCCACGTGATGACGAGTCTAGGAGAAAGGTTGTCGGAAGAGGAGGTGGATGACATGATCAAAGAGGCTGATTTGGATGGAGATGGACAAGTGAATTATGAAG AATTTGTGAGTATTTTGACCTCTAAAAACTAG
- the LOC136413661 gene encoding calmodulin-like isoform X2 → MAFAAARMILKEKDKRRKPSKEEYVPRTRSKARNKPADGSGHVTQQRPRTPTHGAKGGPKTPCKSSQKQVNAQQKGQPIKQAPAKIEAAGKKNKKSKKGKHHQHDLIVTIDLTEYGLSEDQVAEFKEAFMLFDKDEDGTITMAELGVVMRSLGQRPTETELRDMVNEVDQDGNGTIEFNEFLQMMSKKMKDADGEEELKEAFRVFDKNNDGLISNIELRHVMTSLGERLSEEEVDDMIKEADLDGDGQVNYEEFVSILTSKN, encoded by the exons ATGGCGTTTGCGGCTGCGAGGATGATCCTGAAGGAGAAGGACAAAAGGAGGAAGCCCTCCAAGGAGGAGTACGTCCCCAGAACTAGAAGCAAG GCCCGTAATAAGCCAGCAGATGGAAGCGGCCACGTGACTCAGCAGCGTCCTCGTACCCCCACTCATGGAGCCAAGGGAGGTCCCAAGACGCCCTGCAAGTCTTCCCAGAAACAGGTAAACGCGCAACAGAAGGGCCAGCCCATCAAGCAAGCCCCAGCCAAAATTGAGGCTGCTGGAAAGAAGAATAAGAAAAGCAAGAAAGGGAAGCACCATCAGCACGATTTGATCGTTACCATTGATCTA ACCGAATATGGCCTTTCCGAAGACCAAGTTGCGGAGTTCAAGGAGGCCTTCATGCTTTTCGACAAGGACGAAGACGGGACCATTACCATGGCGGAGCTGGGCGTGGTCATGAGGTCCCTGGGGCAGCGACCAACAG AAACTGAGCTGCGAGATATGGTAAACGAAGTGGACCAGGATGGAAACGGCACTATAGAATTCAACGAATTCCTGCAGATGATGTCCAAGAAAATGAAAGATGCTGACGGGGAAGAAGAGCTCAAGGAGGCTTTTAG aGTGTTTGATAAGAACAACGACGGCCTGATATCCAACATAGAGCTACGCCACGTGATGACGAGTCTAGGAGAAAGGTTGTCGGAAGAGGAGGTGGATGACATGATCAAAGAGGCTGATTTGGATGGAGATGGACAAGTGAATTATGAAG AATTTGTGAGTATTTTGACCTCTAAAAACTAG
- the LOC136413661 gene encoding calmodulin-like isoform X3, with protein MKTSSFSLRVMRRARSGSASSYRSLSQARNKPADGSGHVTQQRPRTPTHGAKGGPKTPCKSSQKQVNAQQKGQPIKQAPAKIEAAGKKNKKSKKGKHHQHDLIVTIDLTEYGLSEDQVAEFKEAFMLFDKDEDGTITMAELGVVMRSLGQRPTETELRDMVNEVDQDGNGTIEFNEFLQMMSKKMKDADGEEELKEAFRVFDKNNDGLISNIELRHVMTSLGERLSEEEVDDMIKEADLDGDGQVNYEEFVSILTSKN; from the exons GCGCGCAGTGGAAGCGCGAGTAGCTATAGAAGTCTCAGCCAG GCCCGTAATAAGCCAGCAGATGGAAGCGGCCACGTGACTCAGCAGCGTCCTCGTACCCCCACTCATGGAGCCAAGGGAGGTCCCAAGACGCCCTGCAAGTCTTCCCAGAAACAGGTAAACGCGCAACAGAAGGGCCAGCCCATCAAGCAAGCCCCAGCCAAAATTGAGGCTGCTGGAAAGAAGAATAAGAAAAGCAAGAAAGGGAAGCACCATCAGCACGATTTGATCGTTACCATTGATCTA ACCGAATATGGCCTTTCCGAAGACCAAGTTGCGGAGTTCAAGGAGGCCTTCATGCTTTTCGACAAGGACGAAGACGGGACCATTACCATGGCGGAGCTGGGCGTGGTCATGAGGTCCCTGGGGCAGCGACCAACAG AAACTGAGCTGCGAGATATGGTAAACGAAGTGGACCAGGATGGAAACGGCACTATAGAATTCAACGAATTCCTGCAGATGATGTCCAAGAAAATGAAAGATGCTGACGGGGAAGAAGAGCTCAAGGAGGCTTTTAG aGTGTTTGATAAGAACAACGACGGCCTGATATCCAACATAGAGCTACGCCACGTGATGACGAGTCTAGGAGAAAGGTTGTCGGAAGAGGAGGTGGATGACATGATCAAAGAGGCTGATTTGGATGGAGATGGACAAGTGAATTATGAAG AATTTGTGAGTATTTTGACCTCTAAAAACTAG
- the LOC136413709 gene encoding troponin C-like, whose translation MAEAEDQQMQLLKRAFSMFDTAKRGTIEKEKVRTILSTLGHSYDEKELEQMLSDEDPEGTGRMDFEAFCRVASHFLESEDEEALQKELKEAFRLYDKEGNGYIPTSSLREILAALDDQLTSDQLNEMIAEIDTDSSGTVDFEEFMEMMTGD comes from the exons ATG GCGGAAGCTGAGGACCAACAAATGCAGT TGCTCAAAAGGGCGTTTTCCATGTTCGATACGGCCAAGAGGGGCACCATCGAGAAGGAGAAGGTCAGGACCATTTTGTCCACCTTGGGGCACTCCTACGACGAGAAGGAGCTGGAGCAGATGCTCTCAGATGAGGACCCAGAAG GAACGGGCAGAATGGATTTTGAGGCTTTCTGTCGCGTGGCCTCTCACTTCCTGGAGAGTGAGGATGAAGAGGCTCTTCAAAAGGAGCTTAAAGAGGCATTTAGGCTTTACGACAAAGAAG GTAATGGCTACATCCCCACCTCGAGTTTAAGAGAGATTTTGGCAGCTTTAGATGATCAATTGACCAGTGATCAATTAAATGAGATGATTGCTGAGATTGATACTGATTCTTCGGGGACTGTAGATTTTGAAG AATTTATGGAAATGATGACTGGAGACTAA
- the LOC136413661 gene encoding calmodulin-like isoform X4, with translation MKTSSFSLRVMRRARNKPADGSGHVTQQRPRTPTHGAKGGPKTPCKSSQKQVNAQQKGQPIKQAPAKIEAAGKKNKKSKKGKHHQHDLIVTIDLTEYGLSEDQVAEFKEAFMLFDKDEDGTITMAELGVVMRSLGQRPTETELRDMVNEVDQDGNGTIEFNEFLQMMSKKMKDADGEEELKEAFRVFDKNNDGLISNIELRHVMTSLGERLSEEEVDDMIKEADLDGDGQVNYEEFVSILTSKN, from the exons GCCCGTAATAAGCCAGCAGATGGAAGCGGCCACGTGACTCAGCAGCGTCCTCGTACCCCCACTCATGGAGCCAAGGGAGGTCCCAAGACGCCCTGCAAGTCTTCCCAGAAACAGGTAAACGCGCAACAGAAGGGCCAGCCCATCAAGCAAGCCCCAGCCAAAATTGAGGCTGCTGGAAAGAAGAATAAGAAAAGCAAGAAAGGGAAGCACCATCAGCACGATTTGATCGTTACCATTGATCTA ACCGAATATGGCCTTTCCGAAGACCAAGTTGCGGAGTTCAAGGAGGCCTTCATGCTTTTCGACAAGGACGAAGACGGGACCATTACCATGGCGGAGCTGGGCGTGGTCATGAGGTCCCTGGGGCAGCGACCAACAG AAACTGAGCTGCGAGATATGGTAAACGAAGTGGACCAGGATGGAAACGGCACTATAGAATTCAACGAATTCCTGCAGATGATGTCCAAGAAAATGAAAGATGCTGACGGGGAAGAAGAGCTCAAGGAGGCTTTTAG aGTGTTTGATAAGAACAACGACGGCCTGATATCCAACATAGAGCTACGCCACGTGATGACGAGTCTAGGAGAAAGGTTGTCGGAAGAGGAGGTGGATGACATGATCAAAGAGGCTGATTTGGATGGAGATGGACAAGTGAATTATGAAG AATTTGTGAGTATTTTGACCTCTAAAAACTAG
- the LOC136413661 gene encoding calmodulin-like isoform X5 has protein sequence MTNNNSHRYDKEYSRLKRLTSELEIQQTSTEYGLSEDQVAEFKEAFMLFDKDEDGTITMAELGVVMRSLGQRPTETELRDMVNEVDQDGNGTIEFNEFLQMMSKKMKDADGEEELKEAFRVFDKNNDGLISNIELRHVMTSLGERLSEEEVDDMIKEADLDGDGQVNYEEFVSILTSKN, from the exons ATGACAAATAACAACAGTCACAGGTACGATAAAGAGTACTCGCGACTGAAACGATTAACTAGTGAGCTTGAAATCCAACAAACAAGC ACCGAATATGGCCTTTCCGAAGACCAAGTTGCGGAGTTCAAGGAGGCCTTCATGCTTTTCGACAAGGACGAAGACGGGACCATTACCATGGCGGAGCTGGGCGTGGTCATGAGGTCCCTGGGGCAGCGACCAACAG AAACTGAGCTGCGAGATATGGTAAACGAAGTGGACCAGGATGGAAACGGCACTATAGAATTCAACGAATTCCTGCAGATGATGTCCAAGAAAATGAAAGATGCTGACGGGGAAGAAGAGCTCAAGGAGGCTTTTAG aGTGTTTGATAAGAACAACGACGGCCTGATATCCAACATAGAGCTACGCCACGTGATGACGAGTCTAGGAGAAAGGTTGTCGGAAGAGGAGGTGGATGACATGATCAAAGAGGCTGATTTGGATGGAGATGGACAAGTGAATTATGAAG AATTTGTGAGTATTTTGACCTCTAAAAACTAG